A genomic stretch from uncultured Cohaesibacter sp. includes:
- a CDS encoding ABC transporter permease, protein MNHFFSFSRLFALLAKEMTQMMRDRITFGMMIGIPLVQLALFGFAINTDPKQLPAALVTTSQDQFTRAIVSALEMTNYYRFDYVGISAKDADELMLEGKVSFIVTIPSDLSKCALRGDEPQILIEADASDPSASSGAVSTLSTVAKRALSRELGLQSQPDSPLDIIVHRRYNPEGISQYNIVPGLLGVILQLVMVMMTAMALTREVERGTMENLLAMPATPFEIMLGKILPYLGVGAVQVLVILVAAKLVFHVPFVGSMALLVSGILIFISSLVLIGYFISTIAGSQMQAMQMSFFFFLPSLMLSGFMFPFKGMPEWAQMIGEIFPLTHFLRLVRGVMLKGADLEAMRSPMLALIGFSILLVILSLARFRKTLD, encoded by the coding sequence ATGAACCATTTCTTTTCCTTCTCACGCCTCTTTGCCCTACTCGCCAAGGAAATGACGCAGATGATGCGCGACCGCATCACCTTTGGCATGATGATCGGCATTCCCCTCGTGCAATTGGCGCTTTTCGGCTTCGCGATAAACACCGATCCCAAGCAATTGCCCGCAGCGCTGGTGACGACATCGCAAGACCAGTTCACGCGCGCCATCGTTTCCGCTCTTGAGATGACCAACTATTATCGCTTCGACTATGTGGGCATCTCGGCAAAAGACGCCGACGAGCTGATGTTGGAGGGCAAGGTATCCTTCATCGTTACCATTCCGTCCGATCTTTCAAAATGCGCCCTGCGTGGCGATGAACCCCAAATCCTCATCGAAGCCGATGCGTCGGATCCGTCCGCGTCATCCGGTGCTGTTTCCACGCTGTCTACCGTCGCCAAAAGGGCCCTCTCCCGTGAGTTGGGTCTCCAGAGCCAACCCGACAGCCCGTTGGATATCATCGTCCATCGCCGCTACAACCCCGAGGGCATTTCGCAATATAACATCGTGCCCGGCCTGCTCGGCGTCATCCTGCAGCTTGTCATGGTGATGATGACAGCCATGGCCCTCACGCGTGAAGTGGAGCGCGGCACGATGGAAAATCTGCTTGCCATGCCCGCCACCCCTTTCGAAATCATGCTGGGTAAGATATTGCCCTATCTCGGCGTCGGGGCCGTGCAGGTCCTGGTGATTCTGGTTGCCGCCAAACTGGTGTTCCACGTGCCCTTTGTTGGCTCTATGGCGCTTTTGGTTAGTGGCATTCTTATCTTCATCTCGTCGCTGGTCCTCATCGGCTATTTCATATCAACCATCGCAGGTAGCCAGATGCAGGCCATGCAGATGAGCTTTTTCTTCTTCCTGCCATCGCTGATGCTCTCCGGCTTCATGTTCCCCTTCAAGGGGATGCCTGAATGGGCCCAGATGATCGGAGAGATTTTCCCGCTCACCCATTTCTTGCGTCTTGTGCGTGGAGTGATGCTCAAAGGGGCTGATCTGGAAGCGATGCGATCTCCTATGCTCGCGCTCATAGGCTTCTCTATCCTGCTTGTCATTCTCTCGCTCGCTCGCTTCCGTAAGACATTGGATTGA
- a CDS encoding ABC transporter ATP-binding protein, which produces MKAIDVRNLVKRFGDKTVVDNVTLSVEEGEISGFLGPNGSGKTTTIRVMCGLLTPDAGEGSVLGYDLHADQLKIKRQVGYMTQKFSFYTDLTIEENLYFVARLYGLSPARTYVRDTLDKLGLTSRRHQLAGLLSGGWKQRLALAACIMHKPKLLLLDEPTAGVDPKARREFWDEIHDLAADGMTVMVSTHYMDEAERCHRINYIAYGKLLTSGTVDDVIAQAGLHTFILSGKGSLSASHMLQAAKGVDQVAPFGNSLHVVGKNKALLETAVSKASQQFDVSCEPGQTTLEDVFIQYMSGSKDNMAEPESASEEK; this is translated from the coding sequence ATGAAGGCGATAGACGTCCGCAATCTGGTCAAGCGCTTCGGCGACAAGACAGTGGTCGACAATGTCACCCTGTCGGTTGAAGAAGGCGAGATTTCCGGCTTCCTCGGCCCCAATGGGTCCGGCAAGACAACCACCATCCGCGTCATGTGTGGCTTGCTCACCCCCGACGCAGGCGAGGGCTCCGTGCTGGGCTACGACCTGCATGCAGATCAGCTCAAGATCAAGCGGCAGGTGGGGTATATGACGCAAAAATTTTCCTTCTATACCGATCTGACGATCGAGGAAAATCTCTATTTCGTCGCCCGTCTATATGGTCTGTCACCAGCCCGCACCTATGTGCGCGACACGCTGGACAAGCTCGGTCTTACCTCAAGGCGTCACCAACTGGCGGGCCTGCTCTCGGGCGGATGGAAACAGAGGCTGGCGCTTGCTGCCTGTATCATGCACAAGCCCAAGCTTCTCTTGCTTGATGAGCCCACTGCCGGTGTGGACCCCAAGGCGCGGCGGGAATTCTGGGATGAAATCCACGATCTCGCAGCCGACGGGATGACGGTCATGGTTTCCACCCATTATATGGATGAGGCCGAACGCTGCCACCGCATCAATTACATCGCCTATGGCAAATTGCTCACTTCGGGAACGGTGGATGACGTCATCGCCCAAGCGGGGCTTCACACCTTCATCCTCTCGGGCAAGGGCTCGCTATCAGCCTCACATATGTTGCAAGCGGCCAAAGGCGTCGATCAAGTCGCCCCCTTTGGCAACAGCCTGCATGTGGTGGGCAAGAACAAGGCCCTGCTGGAAACCGCAGTCAGCAAGGCAAGCCAACAGTTTGACGTCAGCTGCGAGCCCGGCCAGACCACCCTTGAGGATGTTTTCATCCAATATATGAGCGGCTCTAAAGACAATATGGCCGAGCCGGAATCGGCATCGGAGGAAAAGTGA
- a CDS encoding HlyD family efflux transporter periplasmic adaptor subunit, which yields MSFLCSLPVIGVLIAGCLPPSPLATGYVEGTYIKVAPIETARILEVPVERGDHVAPGQIISRLEKQDAIIAVDNAKAALSQAKSKLANLEQGARPEKIAALQASLEAAELSARQAERDRTRQQTLLEKGSVAQSVFDNAQTAYDVAKARVEEIRSNLAYTSLPARENEIAAAKAAMEQADAALKAAQWKEEQRTLTASHAGVVTDIIHEAGEMAGPQVPILEILPDDGIKLKLYIPEESLSNIQLGSKLAITCDSCGDNLTATVSYISEGPEFTPPVIYSLENRQKLVYLIEARAHKGSHLNPGQIVSAWLAEGGSGGNG from the coding sequence ATGAGTTTTCTCTGCTCGCTACCGGTCATTGGCGTTTTGATCGCCGGTTGCCTCCCTCCCTCCCCGCTGGCGACAGGCTATGTGGAAGGCACCTACATCAAGGTTGCCCCGATCGAAACCGCCCGGATCCTCGAAGTGCCGGTGGAGCGGGGCGATCATGTCGCGCCCGGCCAGATCATTTCCCGCCTTGAAAAGCAGGACGCCATCATCGCCGTGGACAACGCCAAGGCCGCCCTGTCACAGGCCAAAAGCAAGCTGGCCAATCTGGAACAGGGCGCGCGCCCCGAGAAGATCGCAGCCCTTCAGGCATCGCTGGAAGCCGCTGAATTGAGCGCACGGCAAGCAGAGCGGGACAGGACGCGACAACAAACCCTGCTCGAAAAGGGCTCTGTCGCCCAGAGCGTCTTTGACAATGCCCAAACAGCCTATGATGTAGCCAAGGCACGGGTGGAGGAAATCCGCTCCAATCTGGCCTATACCAGCCTGCCCGCCCGCGAAAATGAAATCGCGGCCGCCAAGGCTGCAATGGAGCAAGCCGATGCAGCCCTAAAAGCGGCTCAATGGAAAGAAGAACAGCGCACCCTTACGGCATCACATGCCGGTGTGGTGACAGACATCATTCATGAAGCAGGCGAAATGGCCGGGCCTCAGGTGCCCATTCTCGAAATCCTGCCCGATGATGGCATCAAGCTAAAACTCTATATTCCCGAGGAAAGTCTTTCCAATATCCAGCTGGGGAGCAAGCTGGCCATTACATGCGACTCCTGCGGCGACAATCTCACTGCCACCGTGAGCTACATTTCAGAAGGACCTGAATTCACGCCACCAGTGATCTACTCCCTCGAAAACCGGCAAAAGCTCGTCTATCTCATCGAAGCCAGAGCCCACAAGGGATCGCACCTCAATCCGGGGCAAATCGTCTCGGCCTGGTTAGCCGAAGGTGGGAGCGGAGGCAACGGATGA
- a CDS encoding CerR family C-terminal domain-containing protein, translating into MAQPRSDTTKALLISAAFKLFAEKGYEGASTREIAAASKTNIASINYHFSGKAGLRLACAETIVARFNRMHQDPEAIQLPASLEEPQSQFENALLRQAVVILSLEEAQPIMRFMLREAHEEGEVFDHVYEHFANPIVTLLYQLFLQATERSDSETDREELKVAIFSLISMLAYFRIGEPVILRHQNWPSYQSEQIDIILKVLQNNIRTIVETYRRKT; encoded by the coding sequence ATGGCACAACCCCGATCAGACACAACCAAGGCATTGCTCATCAGTGCAGCTTTCAAACTCTTCGCAGAAAAAGGGTATGAAGGCGCCTCCACGCGCGAAATAGCCGCAGCGTCCAAAACCAATATCGCCTCGATCAACTATCATTTCAGCGGCAAGGCCGGATTACGGCTGGCATGTGCGGAGACAATTGTCGCCCGCTTTAACCGCATGCACCAAGATCCTGAAGCGATCCAACTACCGGCCAGTCTGGAAGAACCACAGTCCCAGTTTGAAAATGCCCTGTTGCGACAGGCCGTTGTGATTTTAAGCCTTGAGGAAGCGCAACCGATCATGCGCTTCATGCTGCGCGAGGCTCATGAGGAGGGTGAAGTTTTCGACCATGTCTATGAGCATTTCGCCAACCCGATCGTCACCTTGCTCTACCAGCTTTTCCTACAAGCAACTGAGAGAAGCGACAGCGAGACGGACAGGGAGGAATTGAAGGTAGCGATTTTTTCCCTGATCAGCATGCTCGCCTATTTCCGCATTGGAGAACCGGTAATCTTGCGCCACCAGAACTGGCCCTCCTATCAGTCTGAACAGATCGATATCATCCTCAAGGTCCTGCAAAACAACATCCGCACCATCGTTGAAACCTACAGGAGAAAAACATGA
- a CDS encoding GNAT family N-acetyltransferase: protein MNSSSDIAHANSGATVSFRHAKREDAALIHQMVADLSAYLGETRKHTASVADYEAHGFGDQPRFEAIIAEVAGEAAGMCLFFDSFSTWAGQPGLYVQDLYVSPKARGLKLGRLLLERVARYGMEKGYGYVRLSVDANNVNAQGFYEACGLTWSDAERLYVARGDAFIALAGSGA, encoded by the coding sequence ATGAACTCATCATCTGACATCGCACACGCAAATAGCGGTGCAACCGTTTCTTTCCGGCATGCAAAGCGGGAAGATGCCGCGCTTATCCATCAAATGGTTGCCGATCTATCCGCCTATTTGGGAGAAACGCGCAAGCATACGGCCAGTGTGGCCGATTATGAGGCTCACGGCTTTGGTGATCAGCCCAGATTTGAGGCGATTATTGCCGAGGTGGCGGGCGAAGCGGCTGGTATGTGTTTGTTTTTTGATAGCTTTTCGACATGGGCAGGCCAGCCGGGGCTTTATGTTCAGGACCTTTATGTGTCTCCTAAGGCCCGCGGGCTCAAGCTGGGGCGCCTGCTGCTCGAAAGAGTGGCGCGTTACGGGATGGAGAAAGGCTATGGCTATGTGCGTTTGTCGGTAGACGCCAACAATGTCAACGCGCAAGGCTTTTACGAAGCGTGCGGGCTGACATGGTCTGATGCGGAACGCCTTTATGTGGCAAGGGGTGATGCCTTTATCGCGCTGGCGGGGAGCGGCGCCTGA
- the ung gene encoding uracil-DNA glycosylase, whose product MESLLDELAACEGWCEALAGEQARLAALEGWLEEEEKLYQILPERGLRLNALRKTPLDRVKVVITGQDPYPGLDGPVPHAMGLSFSVPRGVKPPRSLNNIYKELAEEYGLVPPCHGDLSAWAEQGVLMLNSTMTLRQGASASHAKKGWEAFTACVLSCVNRAADPAVFLAWGKHSHKLVAGIDESRHRVIRTSHPSPLGARKAGGDFEAFLGSRCFSRANRFLEENGREAIDWCVL is encoded by the coding sequence ATGGAGAGCTTGCTTGATGAATTGGCTGCCTGTGAGGGCTGGTGCGAGGCTCTGGCGGGAGAACAGGCCCGCCTTGCCGCGCTTGAAGGTTGGCTGGAAGAGGAAGAAAAGCTTTATCAAATTTTGCCCGAACGCGGATTGCGTCTCAATGCCTTGCGCAAAACGCCGCTTGATAGGGTAAAGGTGGTGATCACCGGGCAAGACCCCTATCCGGGGCTTGACGGGCCCGTGCCGCACGCCATGGGGCTCTCCTTTTCTGTGCCGCGTGGGGTGAAGCCACCGCGCTCGCTCAATAATATTTATAAGGAACTGGCCGAAGAGTATGGGCTTGTGCCGCCCTGTCACGGGGATTTATCAGCATGGGCTGAACAGGGTGTATTGATGCTCAATAGTACCATGACATTGCGTCAGGGTGCCTCCGCCTCTCATGCCAAAAAGGGCTGGGAAGCCTTTACCGCCTGCGTGCTTTCCTGCGTCAACAGGGCTGCCGATCCGGCGGTCTTTCTGGCTTGGGGCAAGCATAGCCATAAGCTGGTTGCCGGTATTGATGAGAGCAGGCATCGGGTGATCCGGACCTCTCATCCAAGCCCCTTGGGCGCGCGCAAGGCGGGGGGTGATTTCGAGGCCTTTCTGGGGTCGCGCTGTTTCTCTCGCGCCAACCGGTTTCTTGAGGAAAATGGGCGCGAAGCCATCGACTGGTGTGTGCTCTGA
- a CDS encoding AI-2E family transporter: MSNPLTNAQSGSVRAEVTGISTEERLRRVAYSALIFIGFVTLVVALDLAQSILAPLVLAVIIGLVFGPLVDGIEAYGVPAWFSAMTAVLLLLTLIGVAITGFAVPLADWMDRLPVIWSRLQAELANWKGLFASLASLQDQFSEIAGGDPASMTVNVAGGDTVKQVAFFAPSLAAQIILFLAGLFFFIATRHQVRYLVLSRADHGRRRKKLASMFDDVESRLSSYMLSVFMINLLLAVVVSGAMWLLGVPSPMLWGLLAGMLNFIIYIGPAVMACIMLAVGLSLYSQFSMIVAPAAVYLFINFLEAQFVTPLALGRIMTVNPFLIFLSLVGWIWLWGPIGGFIAVPVLLIAQIVVNHSDLIGSEKNAEGSVEE, from the coding sequence ATGTCCAATCCTCTTACTAATGCCCAATCAGGATCTGTCCGTGCAGAAGTTACGGGGATCTCAACCGAAGAGCGGTTGCGGCGCGTCGCCTATAGCGCGCTGATCTTCATCGGCTTTGTTACGCTCGTGGTGGCGCTGGACCTTGCTCAGTCCATTCTGGCGCCTCTTGTTCTTGCTGTGATTATCGGGCTGGTGTTCGGGCCCTTGGTTGATGGCATCGAGGCCTACGGTGTGCCCGCGTGGTTTTCTGCCATGACAGCGGTTTTGCTACTGCTTACCCTCATCGGAGTGGCGATAACCGGATTTGCCGTGCCGCTGGCTGACTGGATGGATCGATTGCCGGTGATCTGGTCGCGCTTGCAGGCCGAGCTGGCCAACTGGAAAGGTCTGTTCGCCTCGCTTGCCAGCCTGCAGGACCAGTTCAGCGAGATTGCCGGTGGCGATCCCGCCTCCATGACAGTCAATGTCGCCGGAGGTGATACCGTCAAGCAGGTAGCCTTTTTCGCGCCATCGCTGGCAGCCCAGATCATTCTGTTTCTGGCGGGATTGTTTTTCTTCATCGCAACGCGCCATCAAGTGCGTTATTTGGTTCTTTCTCGCGCAGACCATGGCAGACGCCGCAAAAAGCTTGCGAGCATGTTTGATGATGTGGAGAGCCGTCTTTCCAGCTATATGCTGAGCGTTTTCATGATCAACCTGTTGCTTGCCGTCGTCGTGTCCGGAGCAATGTGGTTGCTCGGTGTGCCTTCGCCGATGCTGTGGGGGCTCTTGGCCGGTATGCTCAATTTCATCATCTATATCGGGCCTGCGGTCATGGCTTGCATCATGCTCGCGGTGGGGCTTTCGCTTTATAGCCAGTTTTCGATGATTGTGGCACCTGCTGCCGTCTATCTCTTTATCAACTTTCTCGAAGCGCAGTTTGTTACGCCGCTGGCTCTGGGTCGTATCATGACAGTCAATCCGTTCCTGATTTTCCTGTCGCTGGTGGGATGGATCTGGCTATGGGGGCCGATTGGTGGATTTATTGCCGTTCCTGTTTTGCTGATTGCACAGATTGTCGTCAATCATAGCGATCTGATCGGATCAGAAAAAAACGCTGAGGGTTCAGTGGAAGAGTGA
- a CDS encoding sensor domain-containing diguanylate cyclase — protein MLENLDKSFYAAVLDALNDGVYFVNRKRRVLYWNKGAERLSGFTAEEVLGKSCADHTLNHVDDEGNCLCLTGCPLAACMRDGQSREVNVYMHHKAGHRIPVCIRSFPIRNEMGKITGSVEVFRDNSQHLTMVSEFETLQQEVLTDPLTGVGNRRFSDISLERLQTTQSMEYRPYGVILVDIDNFKSINDTWGHGVGDRVIVAIARTMSAILRPSDIVCRLGGDEFIILLPNATPNGLEIVGNRLDTLIKESWMDLGEEILSFSASMGAALSDSGKSAEAIVEQADKQLYLSKAEGRGCLHLNGRKVCASC, from the coding sequence ATGTTGGAAAATCTGGACAAGTCCTTTTATGCGGCTGTCCTGGATGCGCTCAATGACGGGGTTTATTTCGTCAATCGCAAGCGTCGGGTTCTTTATTGGAACAAGGGGGCCGAGCGGCTTAGCGGCTTTACCGCAGAAGAGGTCTTGGGCAAGAGCTGCGCCGATCATACGCTCAACCATGTTGATGATGAAGGCAATTGCCTGTGCCTTACGGGGTGTCCCTTGGCTGCCTGCATGCGGGATGGTCAATCCCGTGAGGTGAATGTCTATATGCATCACAAGGCTGGCCACAGGATACCGGTCTGCATCCGGTCTTTCCCAATTCGCAATGAAATGGGGAAAATCACAGGCTCTGTTGAGGTGTTCAGGGATAACAGCCAGCATCTGACGATGGTTTCCGAATTTGAAACACTGCAACAGGAAGTCCTGACGGATCCCTTGACCGGTGTGGGGAACCGGCGGTTTTCCGACATATCGCTGGAACGCCTACAGACAACGCAAAGCATGGAATATAGGCCATATGGTGTCATCTTGGTGGATATTGATAATTTCAAGTCCATCAATGATACGTGGGGGCACGGGGTTGGCGACCGTGTGATTGTGGCCATTGCGAGAACCATGTCAGCCATTCTCAGGCCCTCCGACATTGTCTGTCGGCTTGGCGGGGATGAATTTATCATCCTTCTGCCCAATGCCACTCCTAACGGGCTTGAGATTGTGGGCAACCGGCTTGATACTCTGATCAAGGAATCCTGGATGGATCTGGGAGAGGAAATTCTCTCCTTTTCTGCGTCCATGGGAGCGGCCCTTTCCGATTCCGGCAAGTCTGCCGAAGCCATCGTGGAGCAGGCTGACAAGCAGCTTTATCTCAGCAAAGCTGAAGGGCGCGGGTGCCTGCATCTCAATGGCAGGAAGGTCTGCGCTTCTTGCTAA
- the ettA gene encoding energy-dependent translational throttle protein EttA, giving the protein MARQFIYHMHGLSKTYGGGKKVLENVNLSFYPDAKIGILGPNGAGKSTVLRIMAGLDNEFTGEAWAADGAKIGYLPQEPVLDESKDVLGNVMEGVAEKQAILDRYNELMMNYSDETAEEGAKLQDVIDSQNLWDLQSQVEMAMDALRCPPSDSEVSVLSGGEKRRVALCKLLLSEPDLLLLDEPTNHLDAETVNWLEKHLREFKGAVLIITHDRYFLDNVTGWILELDRGRGIPYEGNYTAYLESKAKRLAQEGREEAARQRALSREQEWIAASPKARQAKSKARIRAYDELLKRNEERAPGTAQIIIPPGERLGDVVIDVEGLKKGFGDRLLIDGLDFKLPPGGIVGVIGPNGVGKTTLFKMLTGHDQPDEGAITLGETVHLGYVDQSRDALDADKTVWEEISEGDDIIKLGKREMNSRAYCSAFNFKGGDQQQKVGSLSGGQRNRVHLAKVLKSGANLLLLDEPTNDLDTETLAALEDALEDFAGCAVVISHDRMFLDRLATHILAFEGDSHVEWFEGNFEDYEKDKVRRLGPDAVNPKRVKYKPFTR; this is encoded by the coding sequence ATGGCGCGACAATTCATCTATCACATGCATGGTCTTTCCAAGACCTACGGTGGCGGCAAGAAGGTTTTGGAGAATGTCAATCTTTCTTTCTACCCTGATGCAAAAATCGGTATTCTCGGCCCGAACGGTGCTGGTAAATCCACCGTGCTTCGGATCATGGCCGGGCTGGACAATGAATTCACCGGTGAAGCCTGGGCCGCAGACGGAGCCAAGATCGGCTATCTGCCTCAGGAGCCGGTTCTTGACGAAAGCAAGGATGTTCTTGGCAACGTGATGGAAGGGGTTGCCGAGAAGCAGGCCATTCTGGATCGTTACAATGAACTGATGATGAACTATTCCGACGAGACCGCGGAAGAGGGCGCCAAGCTTCAGGATGTGATCGACAGCCAGAATTTGTGGGACCTGCAGTCTCAGGTGGAGATGGCCATGGATGCGCTGCGCTGCCCGCCATCGGATTCCGAAGTCTCGGTTCTTTCCGGTGGTGAAAAGCGCCGCGTGGCGCTTTGCAAGCTGTTGCTTTCCGAGCCAGATCTGTTGCTGCTCGATGAGCCGACCAACCATCTGGACGCTGAAACGGTCAACTGGCTTGAAAAGCACTTGCGTGAATTCAAGGGCGCCGTTCTGATCATCACCCATGACCGCTACTTCCTCGACAATGTGACGGGCTGGATTCTGGAACTCGACCGTGGTCGGGGCATTCCTTATGAGGGCAACTATACCGCCTATTTGGAATCCAAGGCGAAACGTCTGGCGCAGGAAGGCCGCGAAGAAGCCGCCCGTCAGCGCGCATTGTCTCGCGAACAGGAATGGATTGCCGCCAGCCCGAAAGCGCGTCAGGCCAAATCCAAGGCTCGTATCCGGGCCTATGACGAGTTGCTCAAGCGCAACGAAGAACGTGCCCCGGGCACGGCGCAGATCATCATTCCACCGGGAGAACGCCTTGGCGATGTGGTGATTGACGTTGAAGGGCTCAAAAAGGGCTTTGGCGATCGTCTGCTGATTGACGGGCTTGATTTCAAACTGCCACCGGGGGGCATCGTTGGTGTGATTGGTCCGAACGGTGTGGGTAAAACCACCCTGTTCAAGATGCTGACCGGCCATGATCAGCCTGATGAAGGGGCCATAACTCTGGGTGAGACCGTGCATCTTGGTTATGTTGATCAGTCTCGTGATGCTCTGGATGCGGACAAGACCGTTTGGGAAGAAATCTCCGAAGGGGACGACATCATCAAGCTTGGCAAACGTGAGATGAATAGCCGTGCCTATTGCTCCGCCTTCAACTTCAAGGGTGGTGATCAGCAGCAGAAAGTTGGGTCTCTTTCCGGTGGTCAGCGCAACCGCGTCCATTTGGCCAAGGTTCTGAAATCCGGTGCCAACCTATTGCTGCTCGACGAACCGACCAACGATCTGGACACGGAAACGCTCGCAGCTCTGGAAGACGCCCTTGAGGATTTTGCCGGTTGCGCTGTGGTAATTAGCCATGATCGTATGTTCCTTGACCGCCTTGCCACGCATATTCTCGCCTTTGAAGGCGATAGCCATGTGGAATGGTTTGAAGGCAACTTCGAGGATTATGAGAAGGACAAAGTGCGTCGTCTTGGTCCGGATGCGGTCAATCCCAAGCGCGTCAAATACAAGCCGTTTACCCGCTGA
- a CDS encoding DUF2336 domain-containing protein has product MQAANVKTELVDWKVLSGQSDNGKSDELMRHVASLFSLTASHCDDEQLATYDTVMQRLADLVCEDTRSFAAQKICHLENAPHNIIRRFAFDAIRVADPVLRHSPVLTDDDLIEVSEANSEDHLVSISTRKSISSVVTDVLVKSGRETVMIKLAANCGADLSEDGRRLLDQAAANDRFLARELANRIADNHRSAPVLSRQASARKHVDLSGVWECIEPLVDEHFYNLSRHSYLSRYRFDSSLTKIDKLHAQGFLGNGVLRQFACNDQFADLVCGIAKMTSFPHQIIARMMACLEWDQVLSLFRLQSFSDELVRDTLECGPWMLCLSANQCSAVLKRYRQLSTDEALKIANSWPQTGLRLD; this is encoded by the coding sequence ATGCAGGCTGCCAACGTAAAAACCGAACTTGTGGACTGGAAAGTTCTTAGCGGTCAGAGCGATAATGGTAAGAGCGATGAATTGATGCGCCATGTCGCGTCGTTGTTTTCGCTGACGGCATCTCATTGCGATGATGAGCAGCTGGCCACCTATGATACGGTGATGCAGCGTCTCGCAGACCTGGTGTGCGAAGATACTCGCTCCTTTGCTGCGCAAAAGATCTGTCATCTTGAAAATGCCCCGCACAATATCATACGCCGATTTGCCTTTGATGCGATCAGGGTTGCTGATCCTGTGCTGCGCCATTCGCCGGTTTTGACGGACGATGATCTGATTGAAGTGAGCGAAGCGAATAGTGAAGATCATTTGGTTTCAATCAGCACGCGAAAGAGCATCAGCAGTGTGGTGACCGATGTGCTTGTCAAATCTGGGCGCGAAACTGTCATGATCAAGCTGGCTGCCAACTGCGGCGCGGATCTCTCCGAAGATGGGCGGCGGCTCCTAGATCAGGCTGCGGCAAACGATCGGTTTCTGGCACGGGAGTTGGCCAACAGGATCGCTGACAATCATCGTTCGGCTCCGGTTCTGAGCAGGCAGGCTTCTGCGAGAAAGCATGTTGATCTCAGCGGTGTGTGGGAATGCATCGAACCTTTGGTGGATGAGCATTTCTACAATCTGTCTCGTCATTCCTATTTGTCGCGCTACAGGTTTGACTCCTCCTTGACCAAAATAGACAAACTCCATGCGCAGGGCTTTCTCGGGAATGGTGTCTTGCGGCAGTTTGCCTGCAATGACCAGTTTGCCGATCTGGTGTGTGGCATCGCAAAGATGACAAGCTTTCCTCATCAGATCATTGCGCGCATGATGGCATGTCTGGAGTGGGATCAGGTGCTCAGCCTGTTTCGGTTGCAGTCCTTTTCGGACGAACTGGTGCGCGACACGCTGGAATGCGGTCCGTGGATGCTTTGTCTTTCGGCCAATCAATGCAGCGCCGTTCTCAAGCGTTACAGACAATTGAGTACGGATGAAGCCCTGAAAATTGCCAATAGCTGGCCACAAACGGGCCTGCGTCTGGATTGA
- a CDS encoding VOC family protein, whose translation MHVTAFRIFVRDLAVARDFYANSLKWPMVWDRFEQGAVGFEPGMLVIIEEEDARGPQSSLIGRFTGLSLAVDDLPTLYQTLKARGVPFVAPPERQFWGGSLVHLIDPSGNIITLVE comes from the coding sequence ATGCATGTAACCGCATTTCGGATTTTCGTTAGAGATCTTGCAGTCGCGCGCGATTTTTATGCAAACTCGCTAAAATGGCCCATGGTGTGGGACCGTTTCGAGCAGGGAGCTGTCGGTTTTGAACCGGGAATGCTGGTCATCATCGAGGAAGAAGATGCGCGAGGCCCTCAGTCGTCTCTGATCGGCCGTTTTACCGGTCTGTCGCTGGCCGTCGATGATCTGCCAACTTTGTATCAGACGCTGAAAGCGCGTGGCGTTCCGTTCGTAGCTCCGCCGGAAAGGCAGTTCTGGGGTGGATCGCTTGTGCATCTGATTGATCCGTCCGGCAATATCATTACACTTGTTGAATAG